The DNA segment TTTCAATTTGATGTTTAGTTGGAGTCCAAACTAAAGATTGTGTATGCATGGTCGCCATATAGGCATCTACATCTTCTTGTTGTGAGGCATGAAGGTTTTGCTTAAGGACTTGATGCACCAATTGTTCAGTACTGCCGCCTGTACTTTGCTAGTAAATAGACCAATCAGTAGTAAGTTACCAAAAACTTTAATTTTCATTTACTCTCCTAGGCTGGAATCAAATTCCAATGATTATCCCAATAAATCTGACTGTTCGATTTTTTAATGTTGCCTTGAGGAGAACGTACAATTACTTCTCCAGCCCCCGAGCTAACATAAAACTGTTCGTTATTCGAGATAACGCCGGACGCGCTCGGTAACGGCTTCAATTCCAACAATTTATTTTGTGATAAAGACCAAATACCGTAACAATTTCCAGGTGGTGAAGTCGCTAATACATAATCTTCAATCACCGCAATACTGGCGATGTAATGATTAAATCGGGCCCACTGCTCTGGCTCTGCATGTAACTCTATTAGCTTGCCATGTTCCTTTTGCATGGCAATTAAAGAGGGATAATCACTAGGTTCGCCACGATATTGCTGGCCACATAAAATGATATCGTCTTGGTTATAGCCCAAATGACGAATACTCAACTTATGGTCAGGCAGTCTCGCTTGACTTAGTATTTCACCCGTTTGGCTCAGTCGTGCCAGACTCGGTTTCATCGAATCTAGATTTTTAGCGGTTCTACCATCGGTATGCACGCCTCCCACACCAACTGCATAACTGCCGTCATTAAGACGAATAATTTCATGTGGACCAATCCCAAAACCACGCCATTCCTCTACTTTTTTATAATCTTGATTAACATCGTAGATCCCGATCACGCCTTCGCTGGTTTGCCTAATCCCTTCCGTCGCCAATAAATATTGTCCATCGGCACTAAATACACCATGCCCATAAAAATGACGATGTTCACTGGCACTCACGAGATGACGAATTGCACCCGTTTGATAATCAAACACTTGCATGAAGGTTCCCGGTCTTCGACCAAATGCCACCGCTTCTGTATTGCTGTTCATTTTAGGGTCACTAATCGCAATACCGTGTGCTCTCTCTGGCAGTAACACAGAGTGAATAGGATGACCTTGCCAATCCGCCACTACGGTGTAAAACTGCCCATTCGGTGAAAGGCTGTTTCCAATCAGTCTTGGCTGGCGAATATTTGTTGAGTTATCAACTGCTTGAGCAATAGCAGACTCAAGCTTCAGTAAAGGCCAACAAGTACCACCGTATAACGCAGTTTTTAGTAGGTTTCTGCGGGTACGTTGCCAATGCTCCAAGTTAGTCTCCATCGGTAGAATTGAAACCGACCACAATCCCGAGTGCGACAGCCGCTTCTTGTTGCAGCAAATACTGCACATACTCTAGTTTGTTGTATTGAGCGATCATGTTTTTATAACCCTCTTTCGTTTGCAGCTGTGTAAACAAAGATGGGCTAGTTGGCAACGTTGCGATAGCTTGCTCAAAATGTAGAACAATTCTATCCGCTAGCTCACTTTCCCCTTTTGCTCTTAGTAATGCATCCAGCCCATGCTCACCATCAGCTTGGTATAAAGCTTTCATAGCAACCAGATTCGACTTGATATGTACAAGCGATGTTTGTGAACGCCATGACTCGGCAAAATAGGGTTTAGGATGACCAATCTTTCCCATTGGGCGCTGTAATTTATGCAGCGTGTAATCCATCTGATTATTGAGTAAGCCAAAATATTCAGATTGCCACTGCGCCGCTGAATAGCCTTGCCAAGGGTTTTTCTGCCATGCTGTAACTATCTTTTGGGTATTGTGATTAAAGTTCTGACTAATGGCTTTTGCCAATGAACATGCATTTTTATCGCCTTGGGCAAAAGACGATTTCTCGTCATATAACAGCCACTCCAGCCCACCTAAACTTTGAACGGTGACACTCTGTTCAGCAATGGTTTGCGGCTCCCATAACTCAGGCTGCTGAATAATTTGAGCCATTTTTCGGCCAGTGATGTCTTTTTTATCTGGCCAAAATTGCATTGACCATCCGAGGGAAATCGCTTGTTCAGGTCCTTTAGCTTGTCCTTGCAGCGCCATCCAAGCCTGAGCAGTATCGAGCCATTGCTGCTTTAACGGCGCTAAACCCGTCTTTTGGTCATCTTGACAGTAGTCAATAACAGCTTGGTTTAATTCACTGGCTTGACGGTTAAGTTGTGTGGCCGCTTTTAGTTCAATCTGATAAATAGGAGCACTGCTGTTTTCCGCAGCGATTGTTTGTTGTGTGGCCAATAAGGTCACGGAAGAAATTGCTATTAAAAAATGAGACAAATGCTTCATTGCCTATCCTTGGTTGATATCTTGTATTTTTATAACGAATTCAAAAATGCAATCAGCGCCGTACGCTCCGACTGTGTGAGATTTAGAACCGCATCTCTGGAAGTTTGCGCTTCACCACCATGCCAGAGAATCGCTTCCATCAAATTACGTGCGCGGCCATCATGCAAATAGTAGGTATGCCCATTCACTTCTTCGGTGTAGCCAATTCCCCATAGCGGTGGGGTGCGCCATTCTTTACCTGTTGCCAAAAACTCAGGTCGGTTATCGGCTAGCCCTTCTCCCATGTCATGTAAAAGCAGATCGGTGTATGGGTGAATGGTTTGATTCGATAATGCCGGTAGAGATTCTCTGCTTCCTGTTTTGAGCGTTGGAATATGACATGAATTGCAGCCCACTTGTTCGAAAACAGCTTGTCCTTTTTGTACGCTAGGGTCATCAAGATTTCTACGAACAGGTACTGCTAAATGCTGAGAATAAAACTCAACAAATTTGAGGATTTTTTTGCTCACCTCGACCTGTTCATCCTCACTATTACCATTTGGTAAGTCTGCACAAATAGGCTGTTTGCTACTGCAATTTTCCTGTGTAAAAAAAGCGCTGGTTAAGCCCAGGTCGCCATTAAAAGCGGCAGCATCTTGTTGAATTAAAGTGGGTTGTCCTGCTTTCCAACCAAAACGCCCAACAACGGTCGATTGCATTTCAACGTCCCACACTTGATTGACTCGCCCGCTTATGCCTTTGTTTTCTAAGCGCTGTGTTTCAGCAAGCTCATACAAGGTGTTATCAGGCACCGACTCCAATAATCCAAGCCCAATCATAGGTGGTGCAACACGAGCAGAAAGCATGGTTTGTGGCGCTAATGGGCCTTGTGAAAGATCATGAATTTGAAGCCTTGGCTTACGTAATTCAACTTTTTCACCATCTGAAAACTCAACCGTAACCGGCTCATAAGTAATGCGAATTTTCCCTTCAGGCGTCGTATTAGGGAGAGAAAAATCTTGTAATTGATCCCCATAAGTAGGCTCAGGAATGACGCCATTTATAATCAATTGTTGTTTTTGCTCATTGGTTAAGGCTGGCACGCTAAGCCGAACTAACATGGAAACGGCTTGATCTTCGCCTTCTTCTGGCGGATGACCTCGCCCATCTTTGATATGACAGTTTTGGCAACCATTGGTATTAAATAAAGGGCCAAGCCCATCACGTGCATCAGTAGTGGAAGGTGCTTGAACCCAAGGGTTGCGAAAGAAAGAATTACCAACACTAAAATCTAACCGTTTTGACAATGGCAGATTATTGGCAGGCATAGAATAGGCATTACTGCCTTGCTTATTAACACTGGTTTCGCCACCCGATTTCACACCATAAGCATGAACAAAGGAAGGCAGTATCAACGCGACTGAAAAAAGTAAACAAGAATGCTTCATAATTTATTAAAGCCTGCAGCGTTCACTGCAGGCTTTCGTACCTCTGTAACCACTAAGGAAGAATTAAAAATCGTGATCAGCGTTATCAGGACTTAGATTAGTAATTCCCACTAATGCTGCGGTTTTTTCAATCGCTTCTGTTTGTTTCACAAGTGCATCAATCGATGCTTGTACTAATTGGTTACCCTTCTTGTTGCTAGAGGCAATCAGTTGATCAAAATGTTGATTATCTTGCTCTGCAGAATCAACCAAGGTATGGACTTGATTACGTGTCGCATCAAACTGCTTTGCAATCGCCTCAGCCGCCGCTTTATCTTTTTCTGCAACTAAATCTTTTAAGCTGGCACCTTTTACGACTGAACCATCGACACGCGTATAGGAACCATTAAACACGTTGTAAATGCCTTGCTCATTATAGAAATGCGAATTGTGTGTGTTATCTGAGAAACAGTCGTGCTCATCTTCGGTTGAGTTGGCTTCTAATGCGACTTTCATACGTTCGCCAGCCAGTTCACCTAGCGACAATGACCCCATGCCAAATAGCATTTTGCGCAGCCCTTCTTCTGCGGGTTGTTGTAGCAGTTCAGTGCGGTAGTTATCTTTACTTTCTGCTGCCCACTGATCTTTCATCCATGCTAAATCTTGTACTAACAATTGCGTCGCCGCTTTTAAATACTGAGCTCGACGGTCACAGTGTCCATTGGTGCAGTTTTCACCTTGAAGGTAATCGGTATAAGCTCGCTCACCAGCACCAGCCTCTGTGCCGTGCAAATCTTGTCCCCACAGCAAAAATTCAATGGCATGATAACCGGTTGCAACATTGGCTTCTGAACCTGCAAGCTCGTTCAAGCTCGCTAATAATTCTGGCGTAATCGATGTGGCATCTATTTTGTCAGCGCCAACTTGCAGCGTTGTATTTGCGATAATATTCGCTTGCGCGCCTTCATTCCCAAGCTCATGGTGATATCCTTTTGCGACATAATCAATCAAGCCTTCATCCAATGGCCAAGCATTTAATTGCCCTTCCCAATCATCAACAACAGGGTTACTGAATCGGAAAGTTTCTGATTGCTGATAAGGGACTCGAGAGGCGAGCCAAGCGTTACGAGCTTGTTCTAGCGTTTCAGTTGAAGGATTATCAATTAACTTATCAATGGCTTTTTGTAAATTTTGAGCCGTTATGTATGCATCATCAAAGACAGCATAAGCAATATCAGCATAATTACTCACAACTTCTTTAGGTTCTGCTGCAAATGCCATATTACTCGTTGCTAAAAGGCCAGAAATAAATAGTGAAGACGTTTTAAAATTAAGCATATCTCATCCCTGTATAAAGAATCGAAGTGAAAACCATTATCACTTACGCTGAGGTTTGGAAAATAATACTTACTTACAAGATTTTTACAACACCTTCACATCACTTAGGCAGAGACATAACCTGCAAAACAAAAAAAACCTCTAAAAAAGAGGCTTTAAATTCGAATTACTTCAAAATGAACAAGATCCTTTGAAGTCACACAATAGGTATCGATTAGGTATCTGTTATTTTATAGGCTTTGCATCTAGCTTAGTTAGCTCTAAATTCGCTTGAGCCCAAATCTTCCAATCGCCATTAATTTGTTTGAATACGATCAAAGATTCAATTTGATTATCTTGAAATGCAGGCCCTCGAACTTTATGTGTCTCAAACACGACCTTAGCATAAGCATACTTATCATCCTCACCAACTAAGACAACATCCTTCAAATCATACTTTAAGTCATAAGCTTTAAATGTCAGCTTTAACACATTTTCTGTGGTTTGGTATAACGCTGATTGGTTGTGTATCGTATCCATATAACTTGCAATATCTTCATTTTCTAGTGCTTTAAAGTTATCTACTACGACTTCTAAAACGTCTGATTCAGTATCAGCGAATACTGGCGTCGAACATAAAGAAAATAAGCACAACAAGGCCGCTTTTATATTATTGTTCATCGTATGATTTCCTATCATCAATTGACTTATCACAAGTCGTCATCAAAGTGTAGTCGATGTTTTCCATGAGAAGCTTTTGCTTTCAAATAGCTTTCATTTCCTGTCTTAATATGTACATGTGTAGGGATAACTTCTTCTAATTCGATGCCAAACTCTTGCAGCTCTTTCATTTTTTTCGGGTTATTAGTAATTAGCTTAATTTTCAAAACGCCCAGCGCTTTCAGCATTTGCGCCGCTTCTGAAAAATCTCGTAAATCATCACCAAAACCTAAATGATTGTTGGCTTCATAGGTATTCATACCTGCGCTTTGCAAGCGATAAGCATCAATCTTATTGTATAAACCAATGCCGCGCCCTTCTTGACGTAAATAGAGCAAGATGCCCCCCTGCTGCCCCATTTTTTCAATCGTTTCATCAAGTTGTTCACCGCAATCACAACGCGATGAATGAAAAACATCACCGGTTAAGCATTCTGAATGCATACGGACAAGTGGCACTTGTGGTGACTTATCTGCTGATTTAAAAATAATGGCGATATGTTCTTTATCCGTTTTTAATCCACTAAACGATAATATCTCTGCATCAATATCGCTTTTTTTACCGACTTTTAAATCTACTCTGGCTCTAACTTCCGCCATTATCATTCTCGCTCTATTCTCGATTACC comes from the Vibrio gangliei genome and includes:
- a CDS encoding DUF1513 domain-containing protein, which gives rise to MLPMETNLEHWQRTRRNLLKTALYGGTCWPLLKLESAIAQAVDNSTNIRQPRLIGNSLSPNGQFYTVVADWQGHPIHSVLLPERAHGIAISDPKMNSNTEAVAFGRRPGTFMQVFDYQTGAIRHLVSASEHRHFYGHGVFSADGQYLLATEGIRQTSEGVIGIYDVNQDYKKVEEWRGFGIGPHEIIRLNDGSYAVGVGGVHTDGRTAKNLDSMKPSLARLSQTGEILSQARLPDHKLSIRHLGYNQDDIILCGQQYRGEPSDYPSLIAMQKEHGKLIELHAEPEQWARFNHYIASIAVIEDYVLATSPPGNCYGIWSLSQNKLLELKPLPSASGVISNNEQFYVSSGAGEVIVRSPQGNIKKSNSQIYWDNHWNLIPA
- a CDS encoding imelysin family protein, whose protein sequence is MKHLSHFLIAISSVTLLATQQTIAAENSSAPIYQIELKAATQLNRQASELNQAVIDYCQDDQKTGLAPLKQQWLDTAQAWMALQGQAKGPEQAISLGWSMQFWPDKKDITGRKMAQIIQQPELWEPQTIAEQSVTVQSLGGLEWLLYDEKSSFAQGDKNACSLAKAISQNFNHNTQKIVTAWQKNPWQGYSAAQWQSEYFGLLNNQMDYTLHKLQRPMGKIGHPKPYFAESWRSQTSLVHIKSNLVAMKALYQADGEHGLDALLRAKGESELADRIVLHFEQAIATLPTSPSLFTQLQTKEGYKNMIAQYNKLEYVQYLLQQEAAVALGIVVGFNSTDGD
- a CDS encoding di-heme oxidoreductase family protein → MKHSCLLFSVALILPSFVHAYGVKSGGETSVNKQGSNAYSMPANNLPLSKRLDFSVGNSFFRNPWVQAPSTTDARDGLGPLFNTNGCQNCHIKDGRGHPPEEGEDQAVSMLVRLSVPALTNEQKQQLIINGVIPEPTYGDQLQDFSLPNTTPEGKIRITYEPVTVEFSDGEKVELRKPRLQIHDLSQGPLAPQTMLSARVAPPMIGLGLLESVPDNTLYELAETQRLENKGISGRVNQVWDVEMQSTVVGRFGWKAGQPTLIQQDAAAFNGDLGLTSAFFTQENCSSKQPICADLPNGNSEDEQVEVSKKILKFVEFYSQHLAVPVRRNLDDPSVQKGQAVFEQVGCNSCHIPTLKTGSRESLPALSNQTIHPYTDLLLHDMGEGLADNRPEFLATGKEWRTPPLWGIGYTEEVNGHTYYLHDGRARNLMEAILWHGGEAQTSRDAVLNLTQSERTALIAFLNSL
- a CDS encoding imelysin family protein codes for the protein MLNFKTSSLFISGLLATSNMAFAAEPKEVVSNYADIAYAVFDDAYITAQNLQKAIDKLIDNPSTETLEQARNAWLASRVPYQQSETFRFSNPVVDDWEGQLNAWPLDEGLIDYVAKGYHHELGNEGAQANIIANTTLQVGADKIDATSITPELLASLNELAGSEANVATGYHAIEFLLWGQDLHGTEAGAGERAYTDYLQGENCTNGHCDRRAQYLKAATQLLVQDLAWMKDQWAAESKDNYRTELLQQPAEEGLRKMLFGMGSLSLGELAGERMKVALEANSTEDEHDCFSDNTHNSHFYNEQGIYNVFNGSYTRVDGSVVKGASLKDLVAEKDKAAAEAIAKQFDATRNQVHTLVDSAEQDNQHFDQLIASSNKKGNQLVQASIDALVKQTEAIEKTAALVGITNLSPDNADHDF
- a CDS encoding GTP cyclohydrolase II; this translates as MAEVRARVDLKVGKKSDIDAEILSFSGLKTDKEHIAIIFKSADKSPQVPLVRMHSECLTGDVFHSSRCDCGEQLDETIEKMGQQGGILLYLRQEGRGIGLYNKIDAYRLQSAGMNTYEANNHLGFGDDLRDFSEAAQMLKALGVLKIKLITNNPKKMKELQEFGIELEEVIPTHVHIKTGNESYLKAKASHGKHRLHFDDDL